Part of the Bacillota bacterium genome is shown below.
CTCGGATGTACCGAAGCGACACGAGAAGGGCCGTGCGCCAGAAGATGTCGCAAATGTCCATTCGACTTCACCGAGAGCCGGCTGCGCACCTCCGCGCTGTACGGGCTGTGCGAGGAGCACCGCACTGTCTTCTCGTTGATGCCGAACTGCGGCGCCATCGCCTTGGCCATGGCATGACTCTTGCTGCCAGGGTCAGTTTGACCCCGAGACCAACTTCTGTGCGCGAACCCCACGGGAACCTTCTTCTCCCACTTATAGGCCACGCGGGAAGCGAACGAGATCTTTGGTAGCAGTCCGCAGGTGGGCGACGGTGAGAGAACTTTAGTGGTGGTCATGACGGCCGCCATCGTACTGGCGGTGTCCTGAGTCTTACTAGCTGAGCGGGCCACGCGGGCTCTGGGGCATCCCGCCGTAGCCCTGGAGCGGGCTTCGCAGCCGCCGGTCGGCTTCCGCCAGCCCTGAGCGCACTGCGCAGCCGGCCTGCGGGCGGTGCTGGAGCCACGGCGTGCGGTATGACAAAGGGGCTAGCCGGGCGGGGGAGAGTGGCGGAGGGAGAGCCGGCCGCCTATGTCCAGGCGGTAGACCAGGCTGGGCCGGCCCCGGGGTGGTTGTTCGACCTGCACGACGGTTGCCAGTCCGGCCTGCGCCAGGTGTTGGAGGATGCGCCGGGCGTTGCGGGGCGTGATGCCCAGTTCTGCAGCTAGTCCCCGGGCGGTAACGACATCGCTGCGGGTCCGCTGCAACACCGCACGCAACCGATTGACGGTGGTGCTGCTCAGGCCGGCTCGATTGGCGACGTCGATTACGGCCGGTTCGGCCCGCCGCGAATACTCCAGGCAGTCGGGTCGGCCCAGGGGGCCGACCTGCGCCCCATCGTCAAAGCAAACGAAGGCACAGTCGCCCCCATGCCGGATGGCCAGGTCGAGTGCGACGGTGGCGCAGCGATGGGAAGTCTGAGCTGTGCTACCCACCCCGAAGCCGAAGCTTACCGGGGTGGCAAGGGTTTCCCGGATGACTTCGAGTATGGGCAGGGAACGGAATGAGGCCGTGGCCTGCTCCAAGGCGCCGCGTGTGGTGAACAGGACGAACTCGTGGCCCTGCACCGGGAAGACGGAAGCTGCCAGGTCACCGGCAAGGTCAAACAAGATCTGCAGGAGTTTGAGCCGGGCCTGGCTCAACTCGCTGCCAGAGGCGGCCCCAGCTGCCATGCCCCGCGTGGTTGCCCGGCCATCTCCCCCGGTGCCACGACCGGCGGCCCCTCGGCCAGGTGCTACGGTCGCCACCGGGTTCGCGGCGTCGGCCAGACGGCACAGACCCACGGCGATTTGCGCTGCTTTTGCCCGCAGGGCGCGGGCTTCCAGCACTGCCCTCAGCAGGGCCTCTCTGATGGCGTGGGTGCTGGGCGTGCAGCGGAAGACGGGTACGCCCGCCTCCTCGAGGGCTGCGAAGGCCGTGCGGAGGAACGTCACCGCGGCCCGGGTCTCCCCGCGCTGCCACAAGCGCAGGTGGAAATCCACCAGTTCGCGGCGTGGGACGGCACGGGTGATCTCGAAGGGATGCACGCCGCCTGGATCCAGGCCGATCTCGCCGTACGCCTCCCGGATCTCGGAGCGAGAGAGGGTATCTACGCTTATGCGCCCTATGTCGACACCCCGGTGGGCCATCTGCGCCAGGGTCTTGTGCAGGGATGACCCCGCGTGGGAGCTCACATATACAGTGGGTTTGGGTAGGGGGAACCCCCTCCGCTCGGTCACGTAGTGATAGGGCCAGTTCCCCGTGAAGAAGACGATGTCGATCTCGTCGAGGTGAGATTCCAGTACCGACAGCGCCTCAGTTTCCTCGTCGTAGGGGAGGGGGACCAGCGCGAGTTCCGGGAAGTCACCCGCCATCAGGCAGGTTCTTTCTACCATGTCGTGGGGGCCCACCACTCCGGTGACCACCGCCGAAGCCGCACCTCCCCGGCAACGCGACCCAGAGCATGATGCTCCTTGCTCGTGCAGGAATTCTGCGCCCGCTGGCGAAATCCCTCCCGTGATAGGGAAGTTCTACGGCCGAGTGACCGTAAGTCCTCGAGGGGGCGGATGTCCCGTGGGCAGTTACGTGGTGCGCAGGGTGTTGCAGTTCACCCCCGTGTGGGTGGGGGTGGCTGTGCTGGTCTTCAGCACGGTACACCTGATGCCCGGCGACCCCGTGCGTGCGATGACGGGCGGGCGGCCCCTGAGCGCTGCGGCCGTGGCCCGGGTCATCCACCGGGTGTTCGACGAAGTGAATAGGGTTGCGGGTGCGTACAGGACGGAGGTGCTTGGGTACGAGGATCGTGACTTCAGCAGCACCGGGAACATCATGGCGATGGCTTTGCAGGTCCCCTTTTACACCCTTGGTGTGACCGCCCAGATCAAGGGGCCCAGTTCCGTGCGCGACCGATACATTACGGACGACCTGCCCCAGGGTTTGGCTCCCCTCTCCCGGCTTGCCCACAGGGCAGGGATGAACAAGCCGCTGATCGCGGCCTTCGTTTCCCTAGGCTCGGCCGTGTGTGATCGGGATTTCCGGTCGGAGGGGAGGACGCCGGCGAAGTTGGGAATTGATCACCTTTCGGCCGATGAAAATCGAGCGCCTGGTGCGGGAAGGTCTCTACGTAGGTGGAAACCTATAAGGTGTCATGAAGGAATTGCCTGGAACAAGCGTGTGGGAGGTGAATCCGATGATGAACGGGCGATTGTAGTTTCAGGCCCATCGTGGGCGTATTAGCAGACCAGCCCGACAGCAGCGTTGCACGAGCGAGCTTGGGCGTCTATCGGAGAGTGGGAGATGTCGAGCGACAGCGGTGGTGGCGCAGGCAACTGTATCGGGTAGTTAAGCTCATGAAAGGAAAAGGGAAGGGAGGGTAACTACATGGGGCGGCTCAAGCTCAAAGCGGTGGCCCTGTTGGTCGCAGGGGTTCTAGCCGGGACGTGTATCCTCCCCGGGTGTGCGCAGAAGCCCCGAGAGGCCAAGCCCGGGAGAGGCGGCGCCCTCACGATTGCCATTCCCCAGGACCCTGTTGCGCTCGACGTCCACCGCACTTCCTGGGCTGACATCGTACACAGCCTTATCTATGACCCCTTGCTGACTCTGGACCTAGATCGCAAGTACGTGCCCCAACTCGCCGAGTCGTGGAATGTCTCGCCCGACGGAAAAGAGATAACCATCAAACTGAGGAAAGACGTCAAGTTCCACGACGGCAAGCGACTGAACGCCGAAGCGGTGAAGTTCACATACGACCGCCTCAAGGACCCTGCCATGGCGGCCCCCTTCGCCGGGCAGATCGGTCCCCTGGAACAAGTGGTGGCAGCGGACGAGTACACGGTGAAGATGGTGTACAAGGAGCCCTTTGCTCCGTTCTTTTACGTCATGGACTCCGCATACCTAGGGATCATGTCGCCTGAGGCGGTAAGGACGCTGGGCGACAACTTCAACCGCTCTCCAGTCAGCACCGGACCCTTCATAGTGGAAGAATGGGTCCCCGGCGACCACCTGAGTTACAAGCGCAATGAGGACTACCGGTGGCCAGCACCGTATTACGAGAACCGAGGACCGGCGTACTTCGAGAAAGTGGTCATGAAGATCATTCCGGACGAGAACACGCGCGTCCTGGCCCTGGAGAAGGGCGACATCGACATAACAGACGTACCGACCACCGCAGTGCCAAGGCTACGTGGGAACCCCGATGTTACCCTGCACGAGACGTTAACGGAGCAGCTAACTTACCTGGGATTCAACTTCAAGAAGTACCCGTGGACGGAGGCGCCAGTGCGCCAGGCGATTGCCCACGCCATCAACCGGGAGGAAATCATAACCCAGGCCCTCGAGGGGATGGCTGTACCGGCATGGGGCCCCCTGGTCCCGGCCATGTCGGGGTACTGGGAAGGCATCAAAGACTACGCGCCCCAGTACGCCCCCGACAAGGTCAAGCCGCTGCTCGCCCAGGCGGGATGGGACAAGGTGGACTCCGAGGGTTTTGTCGTCAAGGACGGCAAGCGCCTTACGCTGGACATCATGACCTATCCGGAGCCTGACTGGGTGCGGGTCGGCGAGGTGGTGGTATCTCAGCTTCGCAAGGTCGGGGTAGATGCGCGGCTCAAGACCGTGGAACGCGCTACGCTCCTCGCCTCGACGCCAAAAGGCGAGCACGACGCCATCCTGATTCTATACGGCTACCGGGACCCCGACATACTATTTTACTTCTTCCATTCGTCGCGTCTCCCCACCACCAACCGCTGCCATTACGTAAACCCGAAGGTGGACGAGTTGCTCGAGCGGGGACGCACTACCGTGAACCCCGACCAGCGGACGGAGGTTTACAGGGAAGTCCAGATAACAATCATGCAGGACGGAGTGTGGGTGCCGCTGTATGTGCCCAAGGCCGTGACCGGCGTCCGGAAGGAGGTCAAGGGGTTCAAGGTCCATCC
Proteins encoded:
- a CDS encoding NAD/NADP octopine/nopaline dehydrogenase family protein, which codes for MGSYVVRRVLQFTPVWVGVAVLVFSTVHLMPGDPVRAMTGGRPLSAAAVARVIHRVFDEVNRVAGAYRTEVLGYEDRDFSSTGNIMAMALQVPFYTLGVTAQIKGPSSVRDRYITDDLPQGLAPLSRLAHRAGMNKPLIAAFVSLGSAVCDRDFRSEGRTPAKLGIDHLSADENRAPGAGRSLRRWKPIRCHEGIAWNKRVGGESDDERAIVVSGPSWAY
- a CDS encoding ABC transporter substrate-binding protein, coding for MGRLKLKAVALLVAGVLAGTCILPGCAQKPREAKPGRGGALTIAIPQDPVALDVHRTSWADIVHSLIYDPLLTLDLDRKYVPQLAESWNVSPDGKEITIKLRKDVKFHDGKRLNAEAVKFTYDRLKDPAMAAPFAGQIGPLEQVVAADEYTVKMVYKEPFAPFFYVMDSAYLGIMSPEAVRTLGDNFNRSPVSTGPFIVEEWVPGDHLSYKRNEDYRWPAPYYENRGPAYFEKVVMKIIPDENTRVLALEKGDIDITDVPTTAVPRLRGNPDVTLHETLTEQLTYLGFNFKKYPWTEAPVRQAIAHAINREEIITQALEGMAVPAWGPLVPAMSGYWEGIKDYAPQYAPDKVKPLLAQAGWDKVDSEGFVVKDGKRLTLDIMTYPEPDWVRVGEVVVSQLRKVGVDARLKTVERATLLASTPKGEHDAILILYGYRDPDILFYFFHSSRLPTTNRCHYVNPKVDELLERGRTTVNPDQRTEVYREVQITIMQDGVWVPLYVPKAVTGVRKEVKGFKVHPVHGGWLLHDAYKEIK